One region of Candidatus Methylomirabilota bacterium genomic DNA includes:
- a CDS encoding FAD-dependent oxidoreductase, whose amino-acid sequence MPADTGAVCCCIAGGGPAGMMLGTLLARAGVDVVVLEKHADFLRDFRGDTIHPSTLEIMHELGWLDEFLQLPHQKVRQLTAVVGSQRVTIADLGHLPTRCKFIAFMPQWDFLNFLALRAARYPGFRLWMRAEATDLVEESGRVVGVRVTTPEGTQEVRADLVVAADGRHSVLRERAGLAIEELGAPMDVLWFKLSRRPDDPGGVMGQFGSGRIFVMLDRGDYWQCGFVIAKGTIESLRARGMEAFREQVALLSPWIKDRTTELRDWGDMSLLTVRVDRLRQWYRTGLLCIGDAAHAMSPVGGVGINLAIQDAVASANLLAAPLRERRVTDDDLRRVQRRRELPTRVIQRFQVIVQRRVIGPVLSSTGPPRAPLILRLLAQLPGLPRIPARLIGMGVRPERVRTPEAPLYRPGQAG is encoded by the coding sequence GTGCCCGCTGACACGGGCGCGGTTTGCTGCTGCATCGCGGGCGGCGGCCCCGCCGGCATGATGCTGGGCACCCTGCTCGCCCGCGCGGGCGTCGACGTTGTCGTCCTGGAGAAGCATGCCGATTTCCTGCGCGACTTCCGGGGCGACACCATCCACCCGTCCACGCTCGAGATCATGCACGAGCTAGGATGGCTCGACGAGTTCCTCCAGCTGCCCCACCAGAAAGTCAGGCAGCTGACCGCGGTCGTCGGCTCCCAGCGCGTGACGATCGCGGACCTCGGGCATCTGCCCACGCGCTGCAAGTTCATCGCCTTCATGCCGCAGTGGGACTTTCTGAACTTTCTCGCCCTCCGCGCCGCCCGCTATCCAGGCTTCCGTCTCTGGATGCGGGCCGAGGCCACCGATCTCGTGGAGGAGTCCGGGCGCGTGGTCGGGGTGCGCGTGACGACGCCGGAAGGGACGCAAGAAGTCCGCGCCGACCTCGTGGTGGCCGCGGACGGGCGGCACTCCGTCCTGCGGGAGAGGGCGGGGCTGGCCATCGAGGAGCTGGGAGCGCCGATGGACGTGCTGTGGTTCAAGCTCTCGCGCCGGCCGGACGACCCCGGGGGAGTCATGGGGCAGTTCGGGTCCGGTCGCATCTTCGTCATGCTCGACCGTGGCGACTACTGGCAGTGCGGGTTCGTCATTGCCAAGGGGACGATCGAGTCGCTGCGGGCGCGGGGGATGGAGGCGTTCCGTGAGCAGGTGGCGCTCCTCTCGCCCTGGATCAAAGACCGGACGACGGAGCTGCGCGACTGGGGCGACATGAGTCTCCTGACCGTGCGCGTGGACCGGCTGCGGCAATGGTACCGCACGGGGCTCCTCTGCATCGGTGACGCCGCGCACGCCATGTCCCCCGTGGGGGGCGTCGGCATCAACCTCGCCATCCAGGATGCCGTGGCCAGCGCCAATCTCCTCGCCGCGCCGCTGCGCGAGCGGCGAGTGACGGATGATGACCTGCGCCGGGTCCAGCGCCGGCGCGAGCTCCCCACGCGCGTCATTCAGCGGTTCCAGGTTATCGTTCAGCGGCGGGTCATCGGGCCCGTGTTGAGCAGCACGGGCCCGCCCCGGGCGCCACTCATCCTGCGTCTGCTCGCGCAGCTTCCCGGGCTTCCGCGCATTCCTGCCAGGCTCATCGGAATGGGCGTGAGGCCGGAGCGCGTCCGGACGCCGGAGGCGCCCTTGTATCGCCCCGGCCAGGCGGGCTAA